A genomic stretch from Fodinibius salinus includes:
- a CDS encoding sodium/proline symporter, translating into MDESQAISLAVDQYAIWAFVGYLLLLVGIGIYSSRFSSEGISEFFIGGRKINRFVVALSAVVSGRSAWLLLGVTGMAYAQGASAVWAVAGYIIVELFLFLYYARRLRNFSEAYDCITVPDFFAKRFNDTDGRLRMVLVVVFLIFMISYVAAQFVAGGKAFASSFPIDQTTGIFISAAIILAYTVLGGFLAVSLTDMFQAIFMVFALVVLPFLAIWDAGGLPAVLSQLTDFEAGFVDPFAITVGGFLGFVGIGLGSPGNPHILSRYMAIDDAKQLRWSAVVGTIWNVVMGWGAIFIGLAGRVYFPEVEMLPAADTENLYPILAQQHLSPVVFGIVVASIFAAIMSTADSQLLVAASAVVRDIYDRIIKKGQQLSQKKLVRYSRAVVVALVAVALFFSLVAQELVFWLVLFAWAGLGAAIGPTSILALYWKGTTRAGVFAGLLTGTLTTIVWYYVPILKNNLYELIPAFFLSLIATWGISYMTSTPDNVEEFFKVFKN; encoded by the coding sequence ATGGATGAGTCTCAGGCTATTTCTTTAGCTGTTGACCAATATGCCATCTGGGCATTTGTGGGATATCTGCTGTTGCTGGTGGGGATAGGTATATATTCTTCGCGGTTTTCATCAGAGGGTATCAGCGAATTTTTTATTGGTGGGCGTAAAATAAATCGTTTTGTAGTAGCCCTTTCGGCGGTGGTGTCGGGCCGTAGTGCCTGGCTATTGCTCGGTGTTACTGGCATGGCATATGCGCAGGGGGCCTCTGCGGTTTGGGCTGTAGCCGGATATATTATAGTTGAGCTTTTCTTGTTTCTCTACTATGCTCGCAGGCTTCGGAATTTTTCGGAAGCCTATGACTGTATTACCGTGCCCGATTTTTTCGCGAAGCGATTTAACGATACGGATGGCCGTTTACGGATGGTGCTGGTTGTAGTATTTTTGATTTTTATGATCAGCTATGTTGCTGCACAGTTTGTAGCCGGCGGTAAGGCATTTGCTTCGAGCTTCCCCATTGATCAGACCACGGGTATTTTTATTTCTGCGGCCATCATATTGGCTTATACAGTGTTAGGTGGGTTTTTGGCGGTGAGTCTTACTGATATGTTTCAGGCTATTTTTATGGTCTTTGCGCTGGTAGTACTCCCTTTCTTGGCTATTTGGGATGCTGGTGGACTCCCAGCAGTCTTGTCGCAACTCACAGATTTTGAAGCCGGTTTTGTTGATCCGTTTGCCATTACCGTTGGTGGATTTCTGGGATTTGTTGGTATCGGACTGGGTTCACCCGGTAATCCGCATATCTTGTCGCGATATATGGCTATTGATGATGCAAAGCAGTTGCGCTGGTCGGCGGTGGTAGGCACTATCTGGAATGTAGTGATGGGATGGGGCGCCATCTTTATTGGATTGGCCGGTCGCGTTTATTTTCCTGAGGTAGAGATGCTGCCAGCGGCTGATACCGAGAATCTGTATCCTATTTTAGCACAGCAGCATCTTTCGCCGGTAGTGTTTGGGATTGTAGTAGCATCCATTTTTGCTGCAATTATGTCCACTGCAGATTCACAGCTTTTGGTTGCGGCCTCAGCTGTTGTTCGGGATATTTACGATCGGATCATTAAGAAAGGTCAACAGCTTTCGCAGAAAAAGCTGGTTCGTTACAGTAGAGCAGTTGTGGTAGCACTAGTTGCGGTGGCGTTGTTTTTTAGCTTGGTTGCTCAGGAGCTGGTATTCTGGCTTGTGCTTTTCGCCTGGGCGGGATTGGGAGCAGCTATTGGGCCTACTTCTATCTTGGCTCTTTATTGGAAGGGAACAACACGTGCTGGGGTATTTGCTGGACTGTTGACGGGTACCCTAACGACGATAGTGTGGTATTATGTACCAATCTTGAAAAATAATCTTTATGAATTAATACCCGCTTTTTTCTTGAGTCTGATAGCTACTTGGGGGATAAGTTATATGACTTCTACGCCTG
- a CDS encoding Glu/Leu/Phe/Val family dehydrogenase translates to MSDYKFFKQVNEAFDIAAQYSDYEQGLLDQIKVCNNVYHITFPLERDDGSIKVIHGYRVEHSHHKLPTKGGIRFSTAVNEDETMALAALMTYKCAVVDVPFGGAKGGIKIDKSEFSDDEIERITRRYTYELIKKDFLGPGSDVPAPDYGTGAREMGWVFDTYRQLVSDLNAEACVTGKPIPQGGVRGRTEATGRGVYFGVRESCRQTEDMKDLDLEPGLEGKTFVIQGLGNVGYHAAKYMTEGGAKMVGVAEVEGSIYDSDGIDLEDLINYREETGSIVGFGNTKELESNTAVLKEECDILIPAALENQLHEENAPDIQAKIIAEAANGPTTAKAHQILKEKGALIIPDNYLNAGGVTVSYFEWLKNLSHVRFGRMEKRFEENSYRKILNVIENTSDRSFTELEMNELAQGAGEYDLVDSGLEETMVNAYNELNELRKKHQIDLRTAAFLSAINKVGVIYEQMGIFP, encoded by the coding sequence ATGTCCGATTATAAGTTTTTTAAACAGGTTAACGAAGCATTCGATATTGCAGCACAGTACTCTGACTATGAACAAGGGTTATTGGACCAGATTAAAGTTTGCAATAATGTATATCATATCACTTTTCCCCTAGAGCGTGATGACGGTTCTATCAAGGTGATTCACGGTTACAGAGTAGAGCATAGCCATCACAAGTTACCTACCAAAGGAGGAATACGATTTAGTACAGCAGTAAATGAGGATGAGACGATGGCGCTGGCTGCTCTTATGACGTACAAATGCGCCGTGGTAGATGTCCCCTTCGGCGGAGCCAAAGGAGGTATAAAAATTGACAAGTCAGAATTTTCGGATGATGAAATTGAGCGCATTACCCGCCGATATACTTATGAGCTTATCAAAAAAGATTTCTTGGGTCCGGGATCGGATGTGCCTGCTCCTGATTATGGTACTGGTGCGCGCGAAATGGGCTGGGTATTCGATACTTATCGACAGCTTGTTTCCGATCTGAATGCCGAAGCTTGTGTAACCGGTAAGCCTATTCCGCAGGGTGGAGTACGCGGCCGTACCGAAGCAACCGGGCGTGGTGTTTATTTTGGGGTTCGAGAATCCTGTCGCCAAACAGAAGATATGAAAGATCTCGATCTTGAGCCTGGGTTGGAAGGAAAGACTTTTGTAATTCAGGGACTTGGTAATGTAGGATACCACGCTGCTAAATATATGACCGAAGGTGGCGCAAAAATGGTAGGAGTAGCAGAGGTTGAAGGATCTATCTATGATTCTGATGGTATTGATTTGGAAGATTTGATCAATTATCGTGAAGAAACGGGATCTATAGTGGGCTTTGGGAATACCAAAGAGCTGGAAAGTAATACAGCGGTGCTTAAAGAAGAGTGCGATATTCTTATTCCCGCTGCGCTTGAAAATCAGTTACACGAAGAAAATGCCCCAGATATCCAAGCAAAAATCATTGCAGAGGCAGCCAATGGCCCTACCACAGCAAAGGCACATCAAATACTAAAAGAAAAAGGAGCGTTGATTATTCCGGATAACTACTTAAATGCCGGTGGCGTGACGGTTTCTTATTTTGAGTGGCTTAAAAACTTATCACACGTCCGTTTTGGACGCATGGAAAAGCGCTTTGAGGAGAACAGTTATCGAAAAATTTTAAATGTAATTGAAAACACTTCAGATCGTTCGTTTACGGAATTGGAAATGAACGAATTGGCTCAAGGTGCCGGAGAGTATGACTTGGTGGATTCCGGGCTCGAAGAGACGATGGTGAATGCCTATAACGAACTTAACGAGCTGCGTAAAAAGCATCAGATCGATTTACGAACCGCGGCCTTTTTGAGTGCAATTAATAAAGTAGGGGTTATTTACGAGCAGATGGGCATTTTCCCATAA
- a CDS encoding 2'-5' RNA ligase family protein yields MSNTPTYSLWLEPGGDIGYKLKEQIQKLSKKYETPKFSPHLTLLGSLKGSETELTSLTNTLASSGSPFTVHLTKAGYRDRFYQSLFIHAEESSELMELRNIATELFEVVEDGFMPHLSLMYGDMAQDKKQRILNLIGREFYIRFKAKHLALVQTTGTPEQWKRIHTAVFKER; encoded by the coding sequence ATGAGTAATACACCAACTTATTCACTGTGGCTTGAACCCGGCGGAGATATCGGTTATAAACTAAAAGAGCAAATCCAAAAGTTGAGTAAGAAGTATGAGACGCCGAAATTTTCGCCTCATCTTACGCTTTTGGGAAGTCTGAAAGGTTCAGAAACAGAGTTGACCTCACTCACAAATACGCTTGCTTCTTCGGGCAGTCCGTTTACTGTACATCTTACAAAAGCTGGTTATCGCGACCGATTTTATCAGTCGTTGTTTATTCATGCGGAAGAAAGTAGTGAGTTAATGGAGCTTCGCAATATAGCTACAGAGTTGTTTGAGGTAGTAGAGGATGGTTTTATGCCTCACCTTAGCCTGATGTATGGTGATATGGCACAAGATAAAAAACAGCGAATATTAAATCTGATTGGTCGTGAGTTTTACATTCGGTTTAAAGCCAAGCATCTAGCACTCGTGCAAACAACCGGTACGCCCGAGCAATGGAAGCGAATACATACCGCTGTTTTTAAAGAGCGTTAA
- a CDS encoding GlsB/YeaQ/YmgE family stress response membrane protein, whose amino-acid sequence MDVLDGATIFWLIALGMVIGAIAKLAMRNTTIGLFPNLVAGIAGSLIVGSITVLMQLPGGIVFAAVGSLAILFVMNVFYQQRETAH is encoded by the coding sequence ATGGACGTTTTAGATGGAGCTACCATTTTCTGGCTGATTGCGCTGGGCATGGTTATTGGAGCTATTGCCAAACTGGCTATGCGGAATACCACAATTGGACTATTTCCCAATTTAGTGGCAGGTATTGCCGGTTCGCTTATTGTAGGTAGTATTACAGTATTGATGCAGCTACCCGGTGGTATTGTGTTTGCGGCGGTTGGCAGCTTAGCTATTCTGTTTGTAATGAATGTGTTTTATCAGCAGAGAGAAACTGCTCATTAA
- the dinB gene encoding DNA polymerase IV, whose product MEKPDIRKIIHIDMDAFYTSVEQRDFPEYRGKPVIVGGSPEGRGVVAAASYEVRKFGVHSAMPAAKAVKLCPQAIFLKPRFEVYRAVSKKIREIFFDITDLVEPLSLDEAYLDVTTNHLGIPSATLIAQEIRKRIKDKTQLTASAGVAENKFLAKIASDLNKPDGLAVIEPDEAEDFLAELDIGAFHGVGEATEQKMNSLGIHNGDDLRKWSKVELVNEFGKTGRHYFNIVRSIDRRKVKPNRIRKSIGKERTFSKDIDDLSWINNFLRELATKISESMKKKKAAGKTVTLKVRYDDFETISRSTSFNSYINEPGDIADTAISLLEETEVGDRKVRLLGITLSNLNLHKKGRFKQLEIPFK is encoded by the coding sequence ATGGAAAAACCCGACATCCGAAAAATCATACATATCGACATGGATGCCTTTTACACATCCGTCGAACAGCGTGATTTCCCCGAATATCGCGGTAAGCCCGTTATTGTGGGTGGATCTCCGGAGGGACGCGGGGTTGTAGCTGCTGCCAGCTACGAAGTTCGGAAATTTGGCGTCCACTCTGCCATGCCTGCTGCCAAAGCCGTTAAGCTATGCCCACAAGCTATTTTTCTAAAACCACGATTCGAGGTATATCGGGCAGTATCCAAAAAAATACGGGAGATATTCTTCGACATTACCGATCTCGTTGAACCGCTTTCCCTGGATGAAGCCTACCTTGATGTCACAACAAACCACCTCGGCATCCCCTCTGCCACACTTATTGCTCAAGAGATCCGCAAACGTATTAAAGACAAGACACAGCTGACAGCCTCAGCCGGAGTTGCTGAAAATAAGTTTTTAGCCAAAATTGCGTCCGACCTCAATAAACCCGATGGGCTGGCAGTGATTGAACCTGATGAAGCTGAAGATTTTTTAGCTGAGCTTGATATCGGAGCATTTCACGGTGTGGGCGAAGCCACAGAACAAAAAATGAATTCGCTTGGCATCCACAACGGAGATGACCTACGCAAATGGTCTAAGGTAGAGCTGGTAAATGAATTTGGGAAAACCGGTCGGCACTACTTTAACATCGTTCGCAGTATCGATCGGCGCAAGGTCAAGCCCAACCGCATTCGAAAATCCATTGGCAAAGAACGTACTTTTTCAAAAGATATTGATGACCTCAGCTGGATTAATAACTTTCTTCGGGAGCTGGCCACTAAAATTTCCGAAAGCATGAAAAAGAAAAAGGCTGCAGGCAAAACAGTAACCCTTAAAGTCCGTTATGATGATTTTGAAACTATAAGTCGCAGTACCTCTTTCAATTCATACATTAATGAACCGGGCGATATTGCCGATACTGCTATCTCTTTGCTAGAAGAAACCGAAGTAGGAGATCGCAAAGTACGACTGCTGGGCATTACACTTTCTAATTTGAACCTCCATAAAAAAGGACGATTCAAGCAGCTCGAAATCCCTTTTAAATAA
- the queA gene encoding tRNA preQ1(34) S-adenosylmethionine ribosyltransferase-isomerase QueA, whose protein sequence is MSYTLSDFDYDLPDERIAQEPAHPRDHARLLVYDRATGEITDDRFYNLLEYLPQQTTLVLNNSKVKKCRLLFDEGKKEVFILERLNNKTVRAMVRPGKKFKKGKTTQLTDDISATVIDIDDEGIRTLELSPSLDHPAYSQHKYTPFPPYIEQNESLSEEYQTVYADSQESGASKAAPTAGLHFSDKLLSDITASSISRAEVTLHVGLGTFAPVKTETIEEHTMHSEWFEITEQTADKLQKADHITAVGTTSVRVLETCLRQQDQFSAINMDTDIFIRPGFEFQATDALITNFHLPKSTLLMLVAAFTGYEEMQKIYQHAIDGEYRFYSFGDAMLIL, encoded by the coding sequence ATGTCCTACACGCTTTCCGACTTTGACTACGACCTACCCGATGAGCGCATTGCTCAAGAACCTGCCCATCCGCGCGATCATGCTCGTCTGCTGGTTTACGACCGAGCAACGGGTGAGATTACTGATGATCGTTTTTATAATTTGTTGGAGTATTTGCCCCAACAAACAACGCTCGTACTTAATAACAGCAAGGTAAAGAAATGTCGATTGCTTTTTGACGAAGGCAAAAAAGAAGTTTTTATCCTGGAGCGTCTAAACAATAAAACAGTGCGGGCAATGGTACGTCCCGGTAAGAAGTTTAAAAAGGGAAAGACCACGCAACTCACTGATGATATTTCGGCCACAGTAATTGATATTGATGATGAGGGAATTCGAACGCTTGAATTATCTCCCTCTCTGGATCATCCTGCCTACAGCCAACACAAATACACGCCATTTCCGCCCTATATTGAGCAGAACGAATCTCTTTCCGAAGAGTATCAAACAGTCTATGCGGATTCTCAAGAATCGGGGGCCAGCAAAGCAGCACCTACCGCAGGACTCCACTTTTCAGATAAGCTTCTCAGTGATATAACTGCTTCCAGTATCTCCAGGGCCGAAGTAACGCTGCATGTGGGACTAGGCACTTTTGCACCGGTAAAAACAGAAACCATCGAAGAACATACCATGCACTCCGAATGGTTTGAAATTACCGAACAAACCGCTGATAAGCTACAAAAAGCTGATCATATTACAGCTGTTGGGACCACCAGCGTTCGTGTATTGGAAACCTGCTTACGTCAACAAGATCAATTTTCGGCCATAAATATGGATACCGATATCTTTATTCGTCCCGGTTTTGAGTTTCAGGCTACAGATGCACTTATTACCAATTTTCACCTGCCCAAAAGTACGCTCCTGATGCTTGTGGCTGCATTTACCGGCTATGAGGAGATGCAAAAGATATACCAGCACGCCATCGATGGAGAATATCGTTTCTATTCCTTCGGCGATGCCATGCTGATACTATGA
- a CDS encoding response regulator, with protein sequence MSQVQRILLVDDNEAIHKDIESILVSSLTEANNELNEIEDELFGDDTEDTTASDEDRVEYQIDHAYQGQEAIDMVHEAAENGKEYALIFMDVRMPPGIDGVQTIQKIWAEYPHIEMVICTAYSDYSWDEILDNLGSTDKLLFMKKPFDATALKQAALTLTTKWQLKQESIRYTEDLEQEVQERTKQLNDLVEELKKMKNKAERASQAKSEFLANMSHEIRTPMNGVIGMNNLLQETELTEKQQELSDMIQHSAESLLRIISDILDFSKIEAGKMELEEIPFNLQDSVKGATKIIGFAADDKDLDLDWNIDPDIPQTLLGDPTRLRQVLLNFGSNAVKFTSEGGVTFDVGLVQRDGDELTLKFSVSDTGIGIPEKKQKKLFSAFSQADTSTTRRFGGTGLGLAICQKLAKLMGGDIGVESTPGEGSTFWITAKMKKSEEEVESDEDTGLPDSYDKEDIKAADITILLAEDDRINQQVAGRVLEKEGFNVEIVENGADALDEYKSGDYDLILMDVNMPEMDGLEAAGEIRELEDGTGNHIPIIALTAGAMEGDKELCLEAGMDDYLSKPIQKNALEKALHQWAFQRGRASETEEE encoded by the coding sequence ATGAGTCAGGTACAACGTATTCTTCTTGTTGATGATAATGAGGCTATTCATAAGGATATTGAGTCTATTCTCGTTAGCTCACTTACCGAAGCAAACAACGAATTAAATGAAATTGAAGACGAGCTTTTTGGTGATGATACCGAAGATACTACCGCATCGGACGAAGATCGTGTCGAATACCAAATTGACCATGCGTATCAAGGACAGGAAGCAATCGACATGGTTCATGAAGCTGCTGAAAATGGGAAAGAATATGCTCTGATCTTCATGGATGTTCGCATGCCGCCGGGAATTGACGGGGTGCAAACGATTCAAAAGATCTGGGCTGAATACCCCCATATCGAAATGGTTATTTGTACGGCTTATTCAGATTATTCGTGGGATGAAATCCTGGACAACCTTGGCAGTACCGATAAGCTGCTCTTCATGAAAAAACCTTTTGATGCCACAGCCTTGAAGCAAGCAGCATTGACACTTACCACCAAGTGGCAGCTCAAGCAAGAATCTATCCGCTATACCGAAGATTTAGAACAAGAGGTTCAAGAACGTACCAAGCAGCTTAACGACCTGGTGGAAGAGCTAAAGAAAATGAAAAACAAGGCCGAACGGGCTTCACAGGCCAAGAGTGAGTTTTTGGCCAATATGAGTCACGAAATCCGTACACCGATGAATGGTGTTATCGGGATGAATAACCTGCTGCAAGAAACTGAACTTACAGAAAAACAGCAGGAGCTTTCAGACATGATTCAGCACAGTGCTGAATCGTTATTGCGTATTATCAGCGACATCCTTGACTTCTCTAAGATTGAAGCCGGAAAGATGGAGCTTGAAGAAATCCCCTTTAACCTGCAAGATTCCGTTAAGGGAGCAACTAAGATTATCGGCTTTGCAGCTGATGACAAGGACCTGGACTTGGACTGGAATATTGATCCGGACATCCCTCAAACATTACTAGGTGATCCTACCCGTCTGCGACAAGTACTGCTTAACTTCGGAAGTAATGCCGTTAAGTTTACTTCTGAGGGTGGTGTTACATTCGATGTTGGGCTTGTACAACGAGATGGAGATGAGCTAACTCTGAAGTTTAGCGTTAGCGATACCGGCATTGGTATTCCCGAGAAAAAACAGAAAAAACTTTTCAGTGCTTTTTCTCAGGCCGATACTTCGACCACCCGAAGATTCGGTGGAACAGGTCTTGGACTAGCTATTTGTCAAAAACTGGCCAAGTTGATGGGCGGCGATATAGGTGTTGAAAGTACACCTGGCGAAGGTTCCACTTTCTGGATTACAGCCAAGATGAAAAAAAGCGAAGAAGAAGTAGAGTCGGATGAAGATACAGGGCTGCCCGACAGTTACGATAAGGAAGATATTAAAGCTGCTGATATCACTATTCTGCTTGCCGAGGATGATCGGATTAATCAACAGGTCGCAGGACGAGTTCTTGAAAAAGAAGGATTTAATGTAGAAATAGTAGAAAATGGTGCTGATGCTCTTGACGAGTACAAATCGGGCGATTATGATCTTATTCTCATGGATGTAAATATGCCTGAGATGGACGGACTGGAAGCCGCCGGTGAAATCAGGGAGCTTGAAGATGGTACCGGAAATCATATCCCCATTATTGCTCTTACTGCAGGTGCCATGGAGGGTGACAAAGAACTTTGCCTGGAAGCGGGCATGGATGACTACCTCAGCAAGCCCATTCAAAAGAATGCACTTGAAAAAGCTTTGCATCAATGGGCATTTCAAAGAGGCCGAGCGTCAGAAACTGAAGAAGAGTAG